One Candidatus Cloacimonadota bacterium DNA window includes the following coding sequences:
- a CDS encoding Mut7-C RNAse domain-containing protein, with the protein MMVDVNNNHKVKFLTDNNLGRLAKWLRLLGYDTSSYKKVSLLSLSNIARKEERIFLTSSRKNAGLKIFDNTILIHSSNIFEQLQELNAKLNLNFENAFTRCNLCNQLLRKIDKEKVVSLVPDYVYQTSDHFEICRNCGRIYWEGTHNQAILDKFKEIFITRDE; encoded by the coding sequence ATGATGGTTGATGTGAATAATAATCACAAAGTTAAGTTTCTTACAGATAATAATCTCGGTAGATTAGCCAAATGGCTTAGGTTGCTTGGGTATGATACATCATCTTACAAGAAAGTTTCTCTTTTGTCTCTAAGTAATATAGCCAGAAAAGAGGAGCGCATTTTTCTAACCAGCAGTAGAAAAAATGCCGGTCTGAAAATATTTGATAATACTATACTGATTCATTCTTCTAACATATTTGAGCAGTTGCAGGAACTAAACGCCAAGCTGAACTTGAATTTTGAAAACGCTTTTACCAGATGCAACCTTTGCAATCAGCTATTAAGAAAAATTGATAAAGAAAAGGTAGTAAGCTTGGTTCCTGATTATGTTTATCAGACTTCCGATCACTTTGAGATTTGTCGAAATTGTGGCCGAATTTATTGGGAAGGGACACACAATCAAGCAATTTTAGATAAGTTTAAAGAGATATTTATTACAAGAGATGAATAA
- a CDS encoding 4Fe-4S binding protein — MAVTISAETCIGCSACIDTCPVNALRMENDKAVVDPDTCIDCGNCISACPVEAIEI, encoded by the coding sequence ATGGCAGTAACTATTAGTGCAGAGACCTGTATAGGTTGTAGTGCTTGTATCGACACATGCCCGGTAAATGCTTTAAGGATGGAAAATGATAAAGCAGTAGTTGATCCCGATACTTGTATTGATTGTGGAAATTGTATTTCTGCTTGTCCGGTCGAAGCTATCGAAATATAA
- a CDS encoding TatD family hydrolase: MKYFETHCHLDFKNYDKDREQTIDKCLKAGVDHFINVGIDEETSRESIKLAERYPQFYAAAGYHPHEATKYNEQKLREFLSHPRIVALGEVGLDYYRNLSPQKVQKEVFEAQIIIANELQLPLIIHNRDAHQDCLELLKKHSPQKVVFHCYSGNLSMAEQIWELGWLISFTCTITYPNNRYSEIIRQIPLNKMMIETDSPFLSPQQMRGKRNDPSSLRYVVEKLSEIRRISPLEIGKIVHQNACDFFLKKT, translated from the coding sequence ATGAAATATTTTGAAACGCATTGCCATTTGGATTTTAAAAACTATGATAAGGATCGTGAGCAAACGATTGATAAATGCCTTAAAGCGGGAGTGGATCACTTCATCAATGTTGGAATAGATGAAGAAACCTCCCGAGAAAGCATTAAATTAGCTGAAAGGTATCCGCAGTTTTATGCTGCTGCTGGCTATCATCCTCATGAAGCAACTAAATATAATGAACAGAAGCTGAGAGAGTTTTTATCTCATCCTCGAATAGTTGCTTTAGGAGAAGTGGGACTCGATTATTACCGTAATCTTAGCCCGCAGAAAGTTCAAAAAGAAGTATTCGAAGCTCAGATAATAATTGCTAACGAACTACAACTCCCATTAATAATTCATAATCGTGATGCTCATCAAGACTGTCTGGAACTGCTGAAAAAACATTCTCCTCAGAAAGTAGTATTTCATTGCTATTCCGGTAATCTGAGTATGGCAGAACAGATCTGGGAACTGGGCTGGCTGATCTCTTTTACCTGTACTATAACCTATCCTAATAACAGGTATTCTGAGATAATACGTCAAATTCCACTCAATAAGATGATGATCGAAACCGACTCACCTTTCTTATCTCCTCAGCAAATGAGAGGTAAAAGAAATGATCCTTCATCACTCAGATATGTCGTTGAGAAGTTATCAGAAATACGCAGAATTTCTCCTCTGGAGATCGGTAAGATCGTTCATCAAAATGCCTGCGATTTCTTTTTAAAAAAAACTTGA
- the ftsY gene encoding signal recognition particle-docking protein FtsY — protein MKSIIENLRLKLAKTRSGFVAKIAEAIHIRTKIDEDLMDELEEILIEADIGIDVSSYIIDKLREKIRIEKLTESSSVLSALREIIIDMLQKDYAGENIALTMPDKLPYVLLFVGVNGVGKTTTIGKLANRYRNQGKSVMLVAGDTFRAAAIEQLEIWAERAGVTLLKQQSGSDPSAVIYDGLTSALNKKIDVVMIDTAGRFHNKVNLMNELSKMNRTIKKVMPEAPHETLLVVDASTGQNAISQTKLFNEVTQLTGLVLTKLDGTAKGGIVIGIKHQLDIPVKLIGVGEKIEDLRDFDSKEFVEALFS, from the coding sequence ATGAAGAGTATAATAGAGAATCTGCGTTTGAAATTGGCAAAAACAAGAAGTGGTTTTGTAGCCAAGATTGCTGAAGCTATCCACATCCGCACTAAGATTGACGAAGATCTGATGGATGAACTGGAAGAAATACTAATCGAAGCTGATATTGGTATCGATGTCTCAAGTTATATAATAGATAAATTGCGCGAAAAAATCCGCATAGAGAAACTAACTGAAAGCTCTTCTGTTCTTTCAGCCCTTCGTGAGATAATTATTGATATGTTGCAGAAAGATTATGCAGGAGAGAATATAGCACTAACAATGCCCGACAAATTACCTTATGTCTTACTCTTTGTTGGAGTAAATGGTGTCGGGAAAACAACTACTATCGGAAAATTAGCCAATAGGTACCGTAATCAGGGAAAAAGCGTAATGCTTGTTGCTGGAGATACTTTTAGAGCAGCGGCGATCGAGCAACTTGAGATATGGGCAGAACGGGCAGGAGTAACCCTTTTAAAACAGCAAAGTGGTTCAGATCCCTCAGCAGTGATATATGACGGATTAACCTCAGCGCTGAATAAGAAAATTGATGTTGTTATGATCGATACTGCAGGGAGATTTCATAATAAAGTCAATCTAATGAATGAGTTGAGCAAGATGAACCGTACAATAAAAAAAGTTATGCCCGAAGCTCCACATGAAACCCTCTTAGTAGTCGATGCCTCAACTGGGCAAAATGCTATCAGCCAAACGAAACTATTTAATGAAGTTACCCAATTGACTGGCTTGGTGCTGACTAAACTTGACGGGACTGCTAAAGGTGGTATTGTAATCGGAATAAAACATCAGTTAGATATTCCAGTAAAATTAATTGGCGTTGGTGAAAAAATAGAAGATCTGCGTGATTTTGACAGCAAGGAATTTGTGGAAGCTCTTTTTAGTTAA
- the rpsT gene encoding 30S ribosomal protein S20, whose amino-acid sequence MPNTKQCEKRLRQDKKRQARNNYVKKTIKSLSKKMRSDITLEEKEKLLHSVYSQLDKAAKKGVIHKRTASRRKSRISSYLNKEKLQLTTEA is encoded by the coding sequence ATGCCGAATACCAAACAATGTGAAAAGAGATTAAGACAAGATAAAAAAAGACAGGCACGCAATAACTATGTCAAGAAGACCATAAAGTCTCTGTCCAAGAAAATGAGAAGTGACATCACTCTTGAAGAAAAAGAAAAATTATTACATTCAGTTTATTCTCAGCTTGATAAAGCAGCCAAAAAGGGTGTCATTCATAAAAGAACAGCGTCTCGTCGTAAATCTCGTATTTCAAGTTACCTAAACAAAGAGAAGCTTCAGCTTACTACTGAAGCTTAG
- the cmk gene encoding (d)CMP kinase: protein MIRGYIIAIDGPAASGKSTTAKILARKLGYTYIDTGAMYRAVAFKIIESGIDFQDTDQLDKLLAEIDICFKHINEEQRIFLDNKDVSTRIREQDITKLSSEIAVIGAVRERMVAMQREMGRSGGIVMDGRDIGTVVFPDADFKFFVTASVRTRAIRRWKEIGDNSIALEEIEKDLIWRDQNDSNREIAPLRKAEDAIEVDTTNMSITEQVNYIMKFLEQR, encoded by the coding sequence ATGATAAGAGGTTACATAATAGCTATCGACGGTCCTGCTGCTTCCGGGAAAAGCACTACAGCTAAGATTTTAGCTCGTAAATTAGGTTATACTTATATCGATACTGGTGCGATGTATCGCGCAGTTGCCTTTAAAATAATCGAGTCAGGAATTGATTTTCAGGATACCGATCAATTGGATAAATTACTTGCTGAGATTGACATCTGCTTCAAACACATCAACGAAGAGCAGCGGATATTTCTTGATAACAAAGATGTTTCAACAAGAATAAGAGAGCAGGATATCACGAAATTATCTTCAGAGATCGCAGTAATTGGAGCAGTAAGAGAACGAATGGTAGCAATGCAGCGTGAGATGGGCAGATCGGGTGGAATTGTTATGGATGGCAGGGATATCGGGACAGTAGTTTTTCCTGATGCCGACTTCAAGTTTTTTGTAACTGCATCAGTAAGAACGAGGGCTATTAGACGCTGGAAAGAAATTGGCGATAACAGTATAGCTCTTGAAGAGATAGAAAAAGACCTGATCTGGAGAGACCAGAACGATAGTAACAGAGAGATTGCACCTTTGAGGAAAGCTGAGGATGCAATAGAGGTGGATACAACCAACATGTCCATAACCGAACAAGTCAACTATATTATGAAATTCTTAGAGCAGCGATAA
- a CDS encoding 1-acyl-sn-glycerol-3-phosphate acyltransferase, protein MFKIIMKTVGNYRIVHKERLADWNTCIIAANHISYFDPPFIGSILPQEIYYLAKYELFKNPIFGSILRFVNSIPVKRGVFDRKTIDRLKELLSQNKSILIFPEGSRKSFTAKPGIGILVHEMKVPILPIHIENSNNIKDCLIRKKRISIYIGERIEPEKYDDLPAEKKTYRQIADDILKTINRLPYDS, encoded by the coding sequence ATGTTCAAAATAATTATGAAAACTGTAGGCAACTACAGAATTGTTCATAAAGAAAGATTAGCTGATTGGAATACTTGTATCATTGCTGCTAATCACATCTCATATTTTGATCCACCCTTCATAGGCTCTATTTTACCGCAGGAGATATACTATCTTGCAAAATATGAACTCTTTAAAAACCCTATTTTTGGGAGTATCCTGAGATTTGTAAATTCGATACCGGTAAAACGGGGTGTCTTTGATAGGAAAACTATTGATCGTTTGAAGGAGCTTTTAAGTCAGAACAAATCAATTCTCATATTTCCCGAAGGGAGTAGAAAATCTTTTACAGCCAAACCCGGAATAGGAATTTTAGTGCATGAGATGAAAGTCCCTATATTACCAATACATATTGAAAATTCCAATAACATAAAAGACTGCTTAATAAGAAAAAAGAGAATCAGTATCTATATCGGAGAAAGGATAGAACCGGAAAAATATGATGATTTGCCGGCAGAAAAAAAAACATATCGTCAGATTGCTGATGATATCTTAAAGACAATCAACAGGTTGCCTTATGACAGTTAA
- the ispH gene encoding 4-hydroxy-3-methylbut-2-enyl diphosphate reductase, whose amino-acid sequence MTVKLAKNSGFCFGVKRAINMAEEASAKYSEIVTLGPIIHNPQMVERLKEKGIIPIESIDDVDLKPVIIRSHGITKELREKLDSCGLLIIDATCPYVASSQQYVTQLSNEGFPIIIVGNKDHPEVIALKSYVNGEAYIVLNPADIPKKRFNKLAVISQTTQSIENLQSIVNTLIPFTKELRLINTICNATSVRQDSTFLLAQESDLMIVIGGKNSSNTRMLYQICQNIVETFLIETSEEFDCSWLEKKVNIGLTAGASTPDWIIVEVYNKIMKCLGNHKHLIDCVEKISGYKEE is encoded by the coding sequence ATGACAGTTAAATTAGCTAAAAATTCGGGTTTTTGTTTCGGAGTGAAACGTGCGATCAATATGGCGGAAGAAGCGTCAGCCAAATATTCCGAAATAGTTACCCTTGGTCCGATTATCCACAATCCCCAAATGGTCGAAAGATTGAAAGAAAAGGGTATTATACCGATTGAATCTATAGATGATGTTGATCTTAAACCAGTTATTATACGTTCTCATGGTATCACTAAAGAGTTAAGAGAAAAATTGGATTCTTGTGGACTACTAATTATAGATGCAACCTGTCCGTATGTAGCCAGTAGCCAGCAATATGTAACTCAGCTCAGCAACGAGGGTTTTCCCATTATCATAGTAGGCAATAAAGATCACCCGGAGGTGATTGCTTTGAAATCCTATGTCAATGGAGAAGCTTATATTGTTTTAAATCCAGCTGATATACCAAAAAAGCGATTCAATAAACTGGCTGTAATTAGCCAAACTACACAGAGTATCGAAAATTTACAGAGTATAGTTAACACACTAATTCCATTTACCAAAGAGTTGCGGCTTATCAATACAATTTGTAATGCAACTAGCGTAAGACAAGATTCAACTTTTTTATTAGCCCAAGAAAGTGATTTGATGATTGTAATAGGTGGTAAAAATAGTTCCAACACAAGAATGTTATATCAAATTTGTCAAAATATCGTAGAAACCTTTCTGATAGAGACTTCTGAGGAATTCGATTGTAGCTGGTTAGAAAAAAAAGTAAACATCGGCTTGACAGCAGGAGCATCTACACCAGATTGGATAATTGTCGAAGTATATAATAAAATTATGAAATGTCTCGGGAATCATAAACACTTAATTGACTGTGTAGAAAAGATTTCCGGTTATAAGGAGGAATGA
- a CDS encoding 30S ribosomal protein S1, translated as MVEEPKELEQEKQETEETATTPISEEITEIETKEEVPISEEPQDDQKPEEKPTKKASIPIVPETPESAALAKEMAQYEETFRDYKPGEIIEGIIVGFNDKEVLVDISYKSEGSIPISDFSGAEEIKLNSKIKVYINKIENSEGKVSLSKKIADFHLALDDLKETYKNNQTVTGVIRQRVKGGMIAEIKGLTAFLPGSQISIKPIPNLDQFIGKEVKFRIINIDEQKKNIIVSRKKVLEEEQEEKIEKLRDKIKIGAELDGEVKNITDYGAFIDLGGIDGLLHITDMSWGHISHPSEMLNISDKVKVKVIGYEEEEARVSLGLKQLVPHPWENVELKYEEGTKVTGKVVNVTPYGAFVELEPGVEGLVHISEMSWTKKITNPRQLLNVGDTVNAIVLSVSKDDQKISLGMKQMEPNPWLVIDERYPVGSLIKGKIKSLTSFGAFVEIEEDIDGLIHISDVSWTKRIYHPKEVLKKGQEVETVVLSVDKHLHRIALGMKQLLPDPWEELDQKLPINTEVTGVITKIIPKGVLVDIDVDGTPIEGFVPISHLAIPRLDRPEMAFNLGDEIPMKVIELDMENRRLILSIKAYFFSKEREALQEFLKMHEPEMRQQMKKEEEEEHAEESSDVHEQEPPVEEEHDESTEEVEISDEEQDNEQSEEPETTEDSVMEEAAALETDEEEEKPKEMEEIEVEVTEPPTSEEVEQEEEVAALEQDSPEKPVEPEK; from the coding sequence ATGGTCGAAGAACCTAAAGAACTCGAACAGGAAAAACAAGAGACTGAAGAAACTGCTACAACCCCTATCTCAGAGGAAATAACTGAAATTGAAACAAAAGAGGAAGTGCCAATCAGTGAAGAACCTCAAGATGATCAGAAACCTGAAGAAAAGCCGACGAAAAAAGCAAGTATTCCGATAGTACCTGAAACACCGGAAAGTGCCGCATTAGCCAAGGAAATGGCTCAATATGAAGAGACATTCCGTGACTATAAACCGGGAGAGATCATTGAAGGTATAATAGTAGGATTTAATGATAAAGAGGTTTTGGTTGATATCAGTTATAAATCTGAAGGCTCAATTCCTATTAGCGATTTTAGCGGTGCCGAAGAGATTAAACTTAACTCCAAGATCAAGGTCTATATCAATAAAATCGAGAATAGTGAAGGAAAGGTATCACTATCTAAAAAGATAGCGGATTTTCACTTAGCACTCGATGATTTGAAAGAGACTTACAAGAACAATCAAACGGTTACCGGTGTAATACGTCAGAGAGTTAAAGGAGGAATGATTGCAGAGATTAAAGGTCTGACTGCTTTCCTTCCCGGTTCTCAAATATCAATCAAACCGATTCCCAATCTCGACCAATTTATTGGCAAAGAGGTCAAATTCAGGATCATAAATATAGATGAACAGAAAAAGAATATTATCGTCTCTCGTAAGAAAGTTCTCGAAGAGGAACAGGAAGAGAAGATCGAAAAATTGCGAGATAAGATAAAAATCGGAGCAGAACTAGATGGTGAAGTAAAGAATATCACCGATTACGGTGCCTTCATCGATTTAGGTGGGATAGACGGTCTGCTTCATATTACTGATATGTCATGGGGACACATTAGCCATCCTTCAGAAATGCTTAATATCAGCGACAAAGTTAAGGTTAAAGTCATTGGTTATGAAGAAGAAGAGGCAAGGGTCTCTCTCGGGCTAAAACAATTAGTACCACATCCTTGGGAAAATGTTGAACTGAAATACGAAGAGGGAACTAAGGTTACAGGTAAAGTAGTAAATGTAACCCCTTACGGTGCCTTTGTTGAACTTGAACCGGGAGTTGAAGGATTGGTACATATCTCCGAAATGTCTTGGACAAAGAAGATTACTAATCCAAGACAGCTCCTGAATGTTGGTGATACAGTTAACGCTATAGTTTTATCTGTTTCCAAAGATGATCAAAAAATTTCTCTTGGTATGAAGCAAATGGAACCCAATCCGTGGTTAGTTATAGATGAAAGATACCCTGTTGGCAGTTTGATAAAAGGAAAGATCAAGAGTCTGACATCTTTTGGTGCTTTTGTCGAGATTGAAGAGGATATTGATGGATTGATCCATATATCTGATGTTTCTTGGACAAAACGTATCTATCACCCAAAAGAGGTTTTAAAGAAAGGACAAGAGGTCGAAACAGTTGTTCTTTCTGTTGATAAACACTTACACAGAATTGCTCTCGGTATGAAACAATTGCTTCCCGATCCCTGGGAAGAATTGGATCAAAAACTGCCTATCAACACGGAAGTTACCGGTGTTATCACTAAGATCATTCCTAAAGGTGTACTGGTAGATATTGATGTCGATGGAACACCAATCGAAGGATTTGTGCCGATCTCTCATCTCGCTATTCCTCGCTTAGATAGACCGGAAATGGCTTTTAACTTGGGTGATGAAATACCAATGAAAGTAATCGAACTCGATATGGAAAACAGACGCTTGATTCTTAGTATTAAAGCCTACTTCTTCTCCAAGGAGAGAGAAGCATTGCAGGAATTTCTTAAGATGCACGAACCTGAGATGCGTCAGCAAATGAAGAAAGAAGAAGAGGAAGAGCACGCCGAAGAATCTTCAGATGTTCATGAGCAAGAACCTCCGGTTGAAGAAGAACATGATGAATCAACAGAAGAAGTCGAAATATCAGATGAAGAACAGGACAACGAACAATCCGAAGAACCGGAAACAACTGAAGATTCTGTGATGGAAGAAGCTGCTGCACTGGAAACTGATGAAGAAGAAGAGAAACCCAAGGAAATGGAAGAGATCGAGGTGGAAGTTACTGAACCTCCGACATCAGAAGAAGTTGAGCAAGAAGAGGAAGTAGCAGCTCTCGAACAGGATTCACCTGAAAAACCGGTAGAACCTGAGAAATAA
- a CDS encoding shikimate kinase, whose amino-acid sequence MMIKEIAFLTNKIKGSHKTIILIGFMGSGKSTLGKELSNILALPFCETDSQVEKNTGISISQIFELKGEDYFRGYEREVLLSIPKSSVISTGGGIVEDYENRQFLKGITNIVIWLDLDWEVILRRIEYTDRPKVVALNPQKLHELWFKRRPLYQECADITYRGNSVAELIDLIGSIF is encoded by the coding sequence ATGATGATAAAGGAAATTGCTTTTCTAACCAATAAAATAAAAGGGTCTCACAAAACCATCATATTGATCGGTTTTATGGGTTCAGGAAAATCAACTTTAGGAAAAGAACTGTCCAATATATTAGCATTGCCCTTTTGCGAAACAGATTCTCAGGTAGAAAAGAATACCGGAATATCTATCTCTCAGATATTTGAGTTAAAGGGAGAAGATTATTTCCGTGGCTACGAAAGAGAAGTTCTTTTAAGTATTCCAAAATCATCAGTCATCTCTACCGGTGGTGGAATAGTTGAAGATTATGAGAATCGTCAATTTTTAAAAGGCATTACCAACATTGTTATCTGGCTTGATCTTGATTGGGAAGTTATTCTGAGAAGAATAGAGTATACTGACCGACCGAAAGTAGTTGCTTTAAATCCTCAAAAACTACATGAACTCTGGTTCAAGCGCCGACCTCTTTATCAAGAGTGTGCGGATATAACCTATAGAGGTAATTCTGTAGCAGAACTGATTGACTTAATTGGCAGCATTTTTTAG
- a CDS encoding ATP-dependent RecD-like DNA helicase, with protein sequence MRDTKQYEDEIIGILEHIVYRNEENGYSVVHIKPTDGFSKIVATGNLIGVNIGEKLIMKGNWILHPEYGQQFQILTYQVEQPVTKEGIAKFLSNGLIKGIGPKTALKIVQEFGEKSLDIIENSPQELEKIEGIGKAKRELIENGWIEQKGIKNVMLFLQKYNIKTYLALKIFRTYGEDSFQVLQNNPYKLTEDIYGVGFKTADQIARNLGIDKSADYRIQAGIKYILYQFSEEGHCFAKKEQLIKRTEELLDLNREFVAKELHLMLTKEILLTDKEAIYHPLFYHAERNAAIKIKEITNNNASQLGLFKNVEWQKVFAWLKNNKKIDYTPMQQQAIKACLTNKITVLTGGPGTGKSTITAALTSALQAKKLEFILAAPTGRAAKRLSEVTGFPAQTIHRLLEFSWQDGLKFRRNEGNPLDAAMIIVDETSMLDIIMLNYLLKAISRDTHLVFIGDVDQLPSVGAGFVLNDLIASGSLQVVRLDQIFRQHSESLIITNAHLIRQGLRPIFAKNNGDFFLFSTDDPSKTIEIVHQLVTEKIPQKFGFDPMSQTQVLAPMHKGEIGITELNKRLQAALNPYRDDEIELTIGERSYRIKDRVMQLRNNYDKEVFNGDLGIIAAIDKELQKVQISFDKRIVEYEFFELDQITHSYAISIHKSQGSEFPVVVIPLLMQHYIMLQRNLLYTAISRAKNLVVIVGSQQAIDTALRNNKIVQRNTMLKELLK encoded by the coding sequence ATGAGAGATACCAAACAATATGAAGATGAAATAATAGGAATTCTTGAACATATTGTTTACCGTAATGAAGAGAACGGCTATTCGGTAGTACATATCAAACCTACTGACGGTTTTAGTAAAATTGTTGCCACCGGTAACCTCATCGGAGTCAATATCGGTGAAAAGCTCATCATGAAAGGCAACTGGATCCTTCATCCCGAATATGGACAGCAGTTTCAAATTCTCACATATCAGGTTGAACAACCTGTTACCAAAGAGGGTATAGCAAAATTTCTCAGCAATGGTCTCATCAAAGGTATCGGTCCTAAAACAGCTCTCAAGATCGTACAGGAGTTCGGAGAAAAATCTTTAGATATCATAGAGAATAGTCCACAGGAACTGGAAAAGATCGAAGGGATTGGTAAAGCTAAGCGAGAATTGATAGAAAATGGTTGGATAGAACAAAAAGGCATAAAGAACGTAATGCTCTTTCTTCAGAAGTATAATATAAAAACTTATCTAGCTCTCAAGATCTTTAGAACTTACGGTGAAGATTCATTTCAAGTGTTGCAAAACAATCCTTATAAGTTAACCGAAGATATCTACGGGGTCGGGTTTAAGACTGCCGATCAGATCGCTCGAAATCTCGGAATCGATAAATCAGCCGATTATAGAATTCAAGCCGGTATAAAATACATTCTCTACCAATTCTCCGAAGAGGGTCACTGCTTTGCTAAAAAAGAACAACTTATCAAACGAACAGAAGAACTACTCGATCTAAATAGAGAATTTGTTGCAAAAGAACTCCATCTGATGCTAACTAAAGAAATCTTGTTAACCGACAAGGAAGCAATTTATCATCCGTTATTTTATCATGCAGAAAGAAATGCAGCGATAAAGATCAAGGAGATAACGAACAATAACGCGAGTCAGCTCGGTTTGTTTAAGAATGTCGAGTGGCAGAAAGTTTTTGCTTGGCTGAAAAATAACAAAAAGATCGATTATACACCGATGCAACAGCAGGCGATCAAAGCATGCCTGACAAATAAGATCACTGTTCTTACCGGAGGTCCGGGGACAGGTAAGAGTACCATCACAGCTGCGTTAACAAGTGCCTTACAAGCAAAAAAACTAGAATTCATTTTAGCTGCACCCACCGGAAGAGCAGCAAAAAGATTAAGTGAAGTTACAGGGTTTCCTGCTCAAACAATTCACCGGCTATTAGAGTTTTCTTGGCAGGATGGTCTTAAGTTTCGCCGTAATGAAGGAAATCCTTTAGATGCAGCTATGATAATAGTTGATGAAACCTCCATGCTGGACATCATTATGCTGAACTACCTGCTCAAAGCGATTAGCAGAGATACTCATCTTGTTTTTATCGGAGATGTTGATCAATTACCGAGCGTTGGTGCCGGTTTTGTACTCAATGACCTAATAGCATCCGGTTCTCTGCAAGTAGTGCGACTCGATCAGATTTTCCGTCAGCATAGTGAGAGTTTGATAATAACTAATGCTCATCTTATCAGGCAGGGATTGAGACCAATCTTTGCTAAAAACAATGGGGACTTTTTTCTCTTTAGCACCGATGATCCCAGTAAGACAATTGAAATTGTCCATCAGCTTGTAACAGAAAAAATACCACAAAAATTCGGTTTTGATCCGATGTCTCAGACACAGGTTCTGGCACCTATGCATAAAGGTGAAATCGGTATTACCGAGCTCAATAAGAGATTACAAGCAGCTCTTAATCCGTATCGTGATGATGAGATAGAATTAACTATAGGTGAGAGAAGTTATCGTATCAAAGATCGAGTAATGCAGCTAAGAAATAACTACGACAAAGAGGTCTTTAATGGTGATTTAGGAATTATTGCTGCTATTGATAAGGAACTGCAAAAAGTTCAGATATCTTTTGATAAAAGAATAGTCGAATACGAATTTTTTGAACTGGATCAGATAACCCATTCTTATGCTATTAGTATCCATAAATCTCAGGGATCTGAGTTTCCTGTCGTGGTTATACCCCTCTTGATGCAGCACTACATCATGCTGCAAAGAAATCTCTTATATACAGCCATCAGTCGAGCTAAGAACCTCGTTGTTATTGTAGGAAGCCAACAAGCCATTGATACTGCTCTGAGAAATAATAAAATCGTCCAAAGAAATACGATGCTCAAAGAACTTCTCAAATAA